One region of Polaribacter pectinis genomic DNA includes:
- the trhA gene encoding PAQR family membrane homeostasis protein TrhA produces the protein MSEKLNYEYTVSEERLNVISHGLGLFASIIVFPFLIVKSFSFNGFWKPASFIVYGISLIILYAASTFYHAAKNPKKRRKLNIFDHAAIYVLIAGSYTPFCLVALDSKLGWYLFVFVWIFALVGIVLKLFFTGRFDKLSTAMYLLMGWQVVFLIKPLINSLPEYNLNLLFAGGIFYTIGAILYSIKKLPYNHAIFHVFVLLGSVSHFLAIYFL, from the coding sequence ATGAGCGAGAAATTAAATTATGAATATACTGTATCTGAAGAGCGATTAAATGTAATTTCTCATGGTTTAGGTTTATTTGCTAGTATTATTGTCTTTCCTTTTTTAATCGTTAAATCTTTTTCTTTTAATGGTTTTTGGAAACCTGCAAGTTTTATAGTTTACGGGATAAGTTTAATTATTCTTTATGCTGCTTCTACCTTTTATCATGCTGCAAAAAACCCAAAAAAGAGAAGAAAATTAAACATTTTTGATCACGCTGCAATTTATGTTTTAATTGCAGGAAGTTACACTCCTTTTTGCTTGGTTGCTTTAGATTCTAAACTAGGTTGGTATTTATTTGTTTTCGTTTGGATTTTTGCTCTCGTAGGAATTGTTTTAAAATTATTTTTTACAGGAAGATTTGATAAATTATCTACAGCAATGTATTTGTTAATGGGTTGGCAAGTAGTATTTTTAATAAAACCATTAATTAACAGTTTACCAGAATATAATTTAAACTTATTATTTGCGGGAGGTATTTTTTACACAATAGGAGCCATTTTATATTCCATAAAAAAACTACCTTATAACCATGCAATTTTTCATGTTTTTGTACTATTAGGAAGTGTAAGTCATTTTCTAGCGATATACTTTTTATAG
- a CDS encoding CYTH domain-containing protein produces the protein MSVEIERKFLVKNDAFKKESYQKKMLKQGYLNSDKNRTVRIRITDDTAFITIKGKSNKAGTTRFEWEKEINKTEAEKLLLLCEPTIIEKTRFLIQKGKHVFEVDEFYNDNKGLIVAEVELTSENENFEKPKWLDKEVTGDLKYYNSSLSKLPFKDWK, from the coding sequence ATGAGCGTAGAAATAGAAAGAAAGTTTTTGGTGAAAAATGATGCTTTTAAGAAAGAAAGTTATCAAAAAAAAATGCTAAAACAAGGATATTTAAATTCTGATAAAAACAGAACTGTAAGAATTAGAATTACAGATGATACAGCTTTTATTACCATTAAAGGCAAGTCTAACAAAGCAGGAACAACCAGATTTGAATGGGAAAAAGAAATTAATAAAACTGAAGCAGAGAAATTACTTTTATTATGCGAACCAACTATTATAGAAAAAACTAGATTCTTAATACAAAAAGGAAAACATGTTTTTGAGGTTGATGAATTTTATAATGATAATAAAGGACTGATAGTTGCAGAGGTAGAACTTACTTCAGAAAATGAAAATTTTGAAAAACCAAAATGGTTAGATAAAGAAGTTACTGGAGATTTAAAATACTATAATTCTAGCTTAAGTAAGCTACCTTTTAAAGATTGGAAATAA
- a CDS encoding peptidogalycan biosysnthesis protein — protein MIFCKNTNTALFYSSIDKIPAKTWEILGCENNIYFHRDFLKSIEKNHPEITFSYIILVDDNSIPIAFSSIQIVDFFMNSIQNDFDFLKNLGRKLRILKDSKPLRLLISGNTFVSGEHGVFIKQNQDKQKVILELAKAINHFVSSNKELKNKIDAFLLKDFVNESLFITDELKTVSYNPFSVEPNMLLNIDENWQNFDDYLASMKTKFRVKAKKAYSQSASIKIEEITSENIDNKVIEMTALYKKVAESSNFNLGDFNLETYKDFKDKFDEKYILKAFYLQDKLVGFMSGIINNNSLDAHFVGIDYSLNREYAIYQRMLYSYIEIAINKNLKTINFGRTASEIKSSVGAIPQDLTMYLRHKKTITNKILKLFLQRIQPTPFQQKFPFKKQQ, from the coding sequence TTGATTTTTTGTAAAAACACAAATACTGCTTTATTTTATTCTTCCATTGATAAAATTCCTGCTAAAACTTGGGAAATTCTCGGTTGTGAAAACAATATTTATTTTCATCGAGATTTTTTAAAATCTATTGAGAAAAATCATCCAGAAATTACATTTTCTTACATTATTTTGGTGGATGATAATTCAATTCCTATTGCTTTTTCGTCGATTCAAATAGTCGATTTCTTTATGAATTCAATTCAGAATGATTTCGATTTTTTAAAGAATTTAGGAAGAAAACTACGCATTTTAAAAGACAGCAAACCTTTACGATTACTAATTTCTGGAAACACTTTTGTAAGTGGAGAACATGGCGTTTTTATAAAACAGAATCAAGATAAACAAAAAGTGATTTTAGAATTGGCAAAAGCCATTAATCATTTTGTGAGTTCTAACAAAGAATTAAAAAATAAGATTGATGCTTTTCTATTGAAAGACTTTGTAAACGAATCTTTATTTATTACAGATGAATTAAAAACGGTGAGTTACAATCCATTTTCAGTAGAACCAAACATGCTTTTAAATATTGATGAAAATTGGCAAAATTTTGATGATTATTTGGCTTCCATGAAGACCAAGTTTCGTGTAAAAGCGAAAAAAGCATATTCGCAAAGTGCTTCTATTAAAATTGAAGAAATTACTTCAGAAAATATTGATAATAAAGTTATTGAAATGACTGCTTTATATAAGAAAGTAGCAGAAAGTTCTAACTTTAATTTGGGCGATTTTAATTTGGAAACCTATAAAGATTTCAAAGATAAATTCGACGAAAAATATATTTTAAAAGCATTTTATTTGCAAGATAAATTGGTTGGTTTTATGTCTGGAATTATCAATAATAATTCTTTAGACGCACATTTTGTAGGTATTGATTATAGTTTGAATAGAGAGTATGCAATTTACCAAAGAATGTTATATTCTTACATAGAAATTGCCATCAACAAAAACTTAAAAACTATTAATTTTGGAAGAACTGCAAGTGAAATTAAAAGTTCTGTGGGCGCAATTCCGCAAGATTTAACGATGTATCTTCGTCATAAAAAAACCATTACAAACAAAATATTAAAGTTATTTTTGCAGAGAATTCAACCTACACCATTTCAACAGAAATTTCCATTTAAAAAACAGCAATAA
- a CDS encoding helix-turn-helix domain-containing protein, protein MIIRFKSSKLENEETVRSFNKDFEKSQLSEEEFTNFKKGVIGSVKEIHLNNTYMFFQDFDNETNENQTLEIVNDQPVFLLQFVISGNVSFSIDDEASTLYTLNQNKYNLFYIPASKCIYKYINHKKKVLNIFFTETYLIKKMGACFVINSKKYKQSKKENQIYSFFNNGLTINSQLLIIVNEFLNCTFNGITKQSYLESKLTELVLIALATNNLNLITNKIREEDRENLIKTEQYIQANLKEELSIDKLSIMAGFNTSKFKSGFKEIYGLPVFKYITSLRIEKAIQLISNQNYTISQASYEVGYKNPQHFTVAFKKKMGFLPSQLIK, encoded by the coding sequence ATGATAATTCGATTTAAAAGTTCAAAATTAGAGAATGAAGAAACCGTTCGGAGCTTTAATAAAGATTTTGAAAAATCTCAATTATCTGAAGAAGAATTTACCAATTTTAAAAAAGGAGTAATTGGCTCGGTTAAGGAAATACATCTAAACAATACCTACATGTTTTTTCAAGATTTTGACAATGAAACAAACGAAAACCAAACATTAGAAATAGTTAATGATCAACCTGTTTTTTTGCTTCAATTTGTTATTAGTGGAAATGTTTCTTTTTCTATTGATGATGAAGCTAGTACGTTGTATACATTAAACCAAAACAAGTATAACTTATTTTATATTCCAGCTTCAAAATGTATATACAAGTACATAAATCATAAAAAAAAGGTTTTAAATATTTTTTTTACGGAAACTTATTTAATAAAAAAAATGGGAGCTTGTTTTGTAATAAATTCAAAAAAATACAAGCAATCAAAAAAAGAAAATCAGATTTATTCCTTTTTTAATAATGGTCTAACAATAAATAGTCAGCTTTTAATTATTGTAAATGAATTTCTTAATTGCACTTTTAATGGTATTACAAAGCAATCTTATTTAGAATCTAAATTAACAGAGTTGGTTTTAATAGCATTGGCAACTAATAATTTAAATCTTATAACCAATAAAATAAGAGAAGAAGATCGAGAAAATCTAATAAAAACAGAACAATATATTCAAGCTAATTTAAAAGAAGAATTAAGTATAGACAAATTATCTATTATGGCTGGTTTTAATACCTCTAAATTTAAAAGTGGTTTTAAAGAAATTTATGGACTACCTGTTTTTAAATATATTACTTCTTTAAGAATTGAAAAAGCAATTCAACTAATTTCTAATCAAAATTACACCATTTCGCAAGCCTCATATGAGGTAGGTTATAAAAACCCTCAACATTTTACAGTTGCTTTTAAAAAGAAAATGGGCTTTTTACCTAGCCAATTAATTAAATAA
- a CDS encoding TonB-dependent receptor yields MKYIFFSFVFFISCTVFAQEVKILDKETGKSVNNVTVFNDDQTINISSNDKGFVDISEFKNNEFIVFSHLSYAVLRVKKSTLKSRKFTVYLTKQSEQLDEVVLSVFKKEAKTNRIAEQIAVISAKDIQKISPQTSADLLAAIPGIKVQKSQFGGGSPVIRGMESNRVLLVVDGVRMNNAIYRKGHLQNSITVAPNMLDKTEVVFGPSSVIYGSDALGGVIHYYTKTPKLSEENEVKSQLFSRFSSVNQESTTNFSAELSFKNWASFTSVSYSNFGDLKAGKNRNHGFDDWGKVFFYSENVNGNYNPNPTVNENPNLQRNTGYSQTDILQKFFVPLSESTDLKVNLQYSTTSDIPRFDRLTELSNGELKFAEWNYGPQNRLLLSSQLLINPNKNWLESGTITAAYQNLEESRIQRKFGSLDRSYREETVNIFSINGDFSVPLTEDKKRTLSYGFEFAYNDVKSNSYGKELNIVNGEIDGFSNDFKVQSRYPDGGSNYLSSAVYVDYRQDLSKKSTLNSGIRFTNTNLNAKWIDETFIKLPDNDISANHSAVTATVGYVYRPNKNWQLNSVISSGFRSPNIDDVGRVREKSGDVTVPNIDVKPEFAYNAEIGIKKYFNNRKFRLGATVFYTLLDNYIIRDSFIINGSDQVEFDGEFGNAVANQNRGNAFITGYTASYSGKISNTWNTTGFITFTKGRTYDTEEPMSSIPPLFGQFEVNYKNDRLELGAAVRFNSKKDITDFNFREGIDNHDLTPIVDENATADEDKFYGSPSWATLGVNGSYVLNTNFSVQARLDNLLDEHYIEFASGVAAPGRNLSISFVASF; encoded by the coding sequence ATGAAGTACATATTCTTTTCATTCGTATTTTTTATAAGTTGTACAGTTTTTGCTCAAGAAGTAAAAATTCTAGACAAAGAAACAGGTAAATCTGTTAATAATGTTACTGTTTTTAATGATGATCAAACCATAAATATATCTTCTAACGATAAGGGTTTTGTAGATATTTCTGAATTTAAAAACAATGAATTTATTGTTTTTTCTCATCTATCTTATGCCGTTTTAAGAGTAAAAAAATCAACCTTAAAAAGTAGAAAATTTACTGTTTATTTAACCAAACAATCAGAACAATTAGATGAGGTCGTTTTATCAGTTTTTAAAAAGGAAGCAAAAACAAATAGAATAGCAGAGCAAATTGCTGTTATTTCGGCTAAAGATATTCAAAAAATATCTCCACAAACCTCTGCAGATTTATTGGCAGCAATCCCTGGAATTAAGGTTCAGAAATCTCAATTTGGTGGAGGAAGTCCTGTAATTCGAGGTATGGAGTCTAACCGCGTTTTATTAGTAGTAGATGGTGTTAGAATGAACAACGCCATATATAGAAAAGGGCATTTGCAAAATTCTATAACTGTTGCGCCAAACATGTTAGATAAAACCGAAGTAGTTTTTGGACCTTCATCTGTTATTTATGGTTCAGATGCTTTGGGTGGTGTTATACATTATTACACAAAAACGCCTAAATTATCTGAAGAAAACGAAGTTAAAAGTCAGCTTTTTTCAAGGTTTTCATCGGTAAATCAAGAATCTACAACGAATTTTTCGGCAGAGTTAAGTTTTAAAAATTGGGCTTCTTTTACAAGTGTTTCTTACAGTAATTTTGGCGATTTAAAAGCTGGAAAAAATCGTAATCATGGTTTTGATGATTGGGGAAAGGTATTTTTTTATTCAGAAAATGTAAATGGTAATTACAATCCTAATCCAACAGTAAATGAAAACCCTAATTTACAGAGAAATACAGGTTATAGTCAAACTGATATTTTACAAAAGTTCTTTGTGCCTTTATCTGAAAGCACAGATTTAAAAGTTAATTTACAGTATTCTACTACATCAGACATTCCTAGGTTTGATAGATTAACAGAGTTAAGTAATGGTGAACTAAAATTTGCAGAATGGAATTATGGTCCACAAAACAGATTGTTGCTTTCATCTCAATTGTTGATAAATCCAAATAAAAATTGGCTAGAAAGTGGTACTATTACTGCTGCTTATCAAAATCTTGAAGAAAGTAGAATTCAACGTAAATTTGGAAGTTTAGATCGTTCTTATAGAGAAGAAACTGTAAATATTTTTAGTATTAATGGAGATTTTTCTGTGCCATTAACAGAAGATAAAAAAAGGACACTTTCCTATGGCTTTGAGTTTGCTTATAATGATGTAAAGTCTAATTCTTACGGAAAAGAATTAAACATTGTAAATGGAGAAATCGATGGTTTTTCTAATGATTTTAAGGTACAATCTCGTTATCCAGATGGAGGAAGTAATTATTTAAGTTCTGCAGTTTATGTAGATTATAGGCAAGATTTAAGTAAAAAATCTACTTTAAACTCTGGAATTCGTTTTACCAATACAAACTTAAATGCAAAATGGATAGACGAAACATTTATTAAACTACCAGATAATGACATTAGTGCAAACCATTCTGCAGTTACAGCTACAGTTGGTTATGTGTATAGACCTAATAAAAATTGGCAACTAAATAGTGTAATATCTTCTGGTTTTCGTTCACCAAATATAGATGATGTTGGTAGGGTTCGTGAAAAAAGTGGAGATGTAACTGTGCCAAATATAGATGTAAAACCAGAATTTGCTTACAATGCAGAAATAGGAATTAAAAAATATTTTAACAATAGAAAATTTCGTTTAGGAGCTACTGTTTTTTACACATTGCTAGACAATTATATTATTAGAGATAGTTTTATAATTAATGGAAGTGATCAAGTAGAATTCGATGGAGAATTTGGTAACGCAGTAGCAAACCAGAACAGAGGTAATGCTTTTATTACAGGATATACAGCAAGTTATTCAGGAAAAATTTCTAATACTTGGAACACTACTGGTTTCATTACTTTTACTAAAGGTAGAACCTATGATACAGAAGAACCTATGTCTTCTATTCCACCTTTATTTGGTCAGTTTGAAGTAAATTATAAAAATGACAGATTAGAATTAGGTGCTGCTGTAAGATTTAACAGTAAAAAAGATATTACAGATTTTAACTTTAGAGAAGGGATTGATAACCACGATTTAACACCAATTGTAGATGAAAATGCAACTGCAGATGAAGATAAATTTTATGGTTCACCAAGCTGGGCTACTTTAGGGGTAAATGGAAGTTATGTTTTAAATACTAATTTTTCTGTACAAGCAAGATTAGACAATCTTTTAGATGAACATTATATAGAGTTTGCTTCTGGAGTTGCGGCACCTGGTAGAAACTTATCTATTTCTTTTGTGGCTAGTTTTTAA
- a CDS encoding SdpI family protein, with amino-acid sequence MSEALIYVITTNGLLFLLSIIFWKFPPKKINSFYGYKTPKAMQNQQIWDFANSTFNNSLLIYSMISFIAGLVFAAFLNVELTWQPMAFVFLSVIVSIVKTERALSDNFTEEGKKKK; translated from the coding sequence ATGAGTGAAGCTTTAATTTACGTAATTACAACAAACGGTTTATTATTTTTATTAAGTATTATTTTTTGGAAATTTCCCCCAAAAAAAATTAATAGCTTTTATGGGTATAAAACCCCAAAAGCGATGCAAAATCAACAAATTTGGGATTTTGCAAACAGTACTTTTAATAATAGTTTATTAATTTATTCTATGATTTCTTTTATTGCTGGTCTAGTGTTTGCAGCTTTCTTAAATGTAGAATTAACGTGGCAACCAATGGCTTTTGTTTTTTTATCTGTTATTGTAAGTATTGTAAAAACAGAACGTGCTTTATCTGATAATTTTACGGAAGAAGGAAAAAAGAAAAAATAG
- the trpS gene encoding tryptophan--tRNA ligase, translating to MSRILTGVQSTGTPHLGNLLGAILPAIEMANNPENEAFLFIADMHSLTQIKDGNVLRENTYSTAATWLACGLDINKTIFYRQSDIPETAELTWYLSCFFPYQRLTLAHSFKDKADRLADVNAGLFSYPMLMAADILLYDAEVVPVGKDQLQHLEMTRDVANRFNNIVGETLVIPQAKIQEHTKLVPGTDGGKMSKSRNNIINIFLADKKLRKQIMAIKTDSLALEEPKNPDTDNVFAIYKLLASEEQIAEMRANYEGGNYGYGHAKQALYELIIDKFATVRERYHHFMENKNEIDDALAIGAEKAKIVAKDVLQRVRAKVGY from the coding sequence ATGTCAAGAATTTTAACAGGCGTACAAAGTACTGGAACGCCACATTTAGGAAATTTATTAGGAGCAATTTTGCCTGCTATAGAAATGGCGAATAATCCAGAAAATGAAGCTTTCTTATTTATTGCAGATATGCATTCTTTAACACAGATTAAAGATGGAAATGTTTTAAGAGAAAACACCTATAGTACAGCCGCAACTTGGTTGGCTTGTGGTTTAGACATTAATAAAACTATTTTTTATAGACAGAGTGATATTCCAGAAACTGCAGAATTAACTTGGTATTTAAGTTGTTTTTTTCCATATCAACGTTTAACATTAGCGCATAGTTTTAAAGATAAAGCAGATAGATTGGCAGATGTAAATGCTGGTTTATTTTCATATCCAATGTTAATGGCTGCTGATATTTTATTGTATGATGCAGAAGTTGTACCTGTAGGAAAAGACCAATTACAACATTTAGAGATGACAAGAGATGTTGCCAACAGATTTAATAATATTGTTGGAGAAACTCTCGTTATTCCACAAGCAAAAATACAAGAACACACAAAATTAGTTCCTGGAACTGATGGAGGAAAAATGAGTAAATCTAGAAATAATATTATCAATATTTTTCTTGCTGATAAAAAACTACGTAAGCAAATTATGGCAATAAAAACCGATAGTTTGGCTTTAGAAGAACCTAAAAACCCTGACACAGATAATGTTTTTGCTATCTATAAATTATTGGCTTCAGAAGAACAAATTGCAGAAATGCGAGCTAATTATGAAGGCGGAAACTATGGGTATGGGCATGCAAAACAAGCCCTATATGAACTAATTATTGATAAATTTGCCACTGTCAGAGAACGCTACCATCATTTTATGGAAAATAAGAATGAAATTGATGATGCTTTAGCAATTGGTGCAGAAAAAGCAAAAATTGTTGCAAAAGATGTATTACAAAGAGTAAGAGCAAAAGTGGGTTATTAA
- a CDS encoding lysophospholipid acyltransferase family protein, which yields MFTFKEEHYHHFWKVARILAKVLVYGMGFRINFEADQSIQPDKSYMFCPNHASLMDPFVLIALSKNPIVFVGKKELVKIPVFGFFYKRVVIMVDRSDPESRKRVFKMAKKRLQNGVSMAIFPEGLVPTEDVVLAPFKKGAFSLAIEFQIPIVPQVYYDCKRFFSWDPLKGGPGIFRVHQHNFISTKKLTQDNVEDLRDKTFDIMNTALLNDKKYMKDTNRSK from the coding sequence ATGTTTACATTTAAGGAAGAACATTATCATCATTTTTGGAAAGTAGCTAGAATTTTAGCAAAAGTGTTGGTTTACGGAATGGGTTTTAGAATTAATTTTGAAGCAGATCAATCAATTCAACCAGATAAAAGTTACATGTTTTGTCCCAATCATGCATCATTAATGGACCCATTTGTATTAATTGCCTTAAGCAAAAATCCCATTGTTTTTGTTGGAAAAAAGGAGTTGGTTAAAATTCCGGTTTTTGGTTTTTTCTATAAAAGAGTCGTTATTATGGTAGATAGAAGCGATCCTGAAAGTAGAAAGAGAGTTTTTAAAATGGCTAAAAAAAGGTTACAAAATGGTGTAAGTATGGCTATTTTTCCTGAAGGATTAGTACCAACTGAAGATGTAGTTTTAGCACCTTTTAAAAAAGGGGCTTTTAGTTTGGCAATTGAGTTTCAAATACCAATTGTACCACAAGTGTATTACGATTGTAAACGTTTCTTTTCATGGGATCCTTTAAAAGGTGGTCCTGGAATTTTTAGAGTGCATCAACACAATTTTATATCAACAAAAAAGTTAACACAAGATAATGTGGAAGATTTAAGGGATAAAACTTTCGATATTATGAATACTGCTTTATTGAATGATAAAAAATACATGAAAGACACAAATAGATCTAAATGA
- a CDS encoding metallophosphoesterase, which translates to MSSNFRISRAFKNAKRICFNADSKFVFFSDSHRGNNGFADDFARNRNMFKHALEHYYNNGFTYIELGDGDELWENRRFERIFRANKHIYMWLKKFHEENRLHFIWGNHDMKYKNPATIRKNLHYYYDSVSDTKKELLIGASFSEAIFLEDENTGKGIFLLHGHQADWFNYVFWRLSSFLVKVLWKPLQILGFSDPTSPAQNFKERIKVEYKLEKWIQENNNQMMITGHTHRPRFPDKNEIPFFNDGSCVHPRSITGIEIENNEICLIKWHIITKENGTMQIIRTVLEGPESLTHYMQ; encoded by the coding sequence ATGTCTTCTAATTTTAGAATTTCTCGTGCTTTTAAAAACGCAAAAAGAATTTGTTTTAATGCAGATTCTAAATTTGTATTTTTTAGCGATTCTCACAGAGGAAACAATGGTTTTGCTGATGATTTTGCGAGAAACAGAAACATGTTTAAACATGCTTTAGAGCATTATTACAACAACGGTTTTACCTATATTGAGTTAGGTGATGGAGACGAATTGTGGGAAAACAGACGTTTCGAACGCATTTTTAGAGCCAATAAGCATATTTATATGTGGCTAAAAAAGTTTCATGAAGAAAACAGATTGCATTTTATCTGGGGAAATCATGATATGAAATATAAAAATCCTGCAACAATCCGTAAGAATTTACACTATTATTACGACTCTGTATCAGACACAAAAAAAGAACTTTTAATTGGTGCTTCTTTTTCTGAAGCCATTTTTTTAGAAGATGAAAACACAGGAAAAGGAATTTTTTTGTTACATGGACATCAAGCAGATTGGTTTAATTATGTGTTTTGGAGATTGAGTAGTTTTTTAGTGAAAGTACTATGGAAACCGCTACAAATATTAGGTTTTTCCGACCCAACTTCTCCTGCACAAAACTTTAAAGAACGCATAAAAGTTGAATACAAATTAGAAAAATGGATTCAAGAAAATAACAATCAAATGATGATTACTGGGCATACACACAGACCACGTTTTCCTGATAAAAATGAAATTCCGTTTTTTAATGATGGAAGCTGTGTGCACCCAAGATCTATTACAGGAATTGAAATTGAAAACAACGAAATTTGCCTCATAAAATGGCACATTATCACAAAAGAAAACGGAACTATGCAAATTATTAGAACTGTTTTAGAAGGTCCAGAAAGTTTAACTCACTATATGCAATAA
- the recO gene encoding DNA repair protein RecO produces the protein MAIVTTKAIVLSALKYSDSSLIVKCYTQEEGLKSYLIRGILKAKKGGLKIAYFQPLTQLKIEASHNSKGNLNAIKEVQVSYPYKTIYNDIVKQSVVLFLSEVLSNSIQEEEKNKSLFQYLETALIWLDVHDKIANFHLLFLLNLTRFLGFYPDLSENNKIGFDLLEGNFSNSTSQKNVISGANFYQFKKLLGIDFDGIEKVSFSKSERQVVLQIIIRYFELHLGGFRNPKSLQILETVFS, from the coding sequence ATGGCAATTGTAACCACAAAAGCAATTGTTTTAAGCGCATTAAAATATAGCGATTCTAGCTTAATTGTAAAATGCTATACACAAGAAGAAGGTTTAAAATCTTATTTAATTAGAGGAATTCTTAAAGCTAAAAAAGGTGGGTTAAAAATAGCTTATTTTCAGCCATTAACACAGCTAAAAATTGAAGCTAGTCATAACAGCAAAGGAAACTTAAACGCTATAAAAGAGGTGCAGGTTTCTTACCCTTACAAAACCATTTATAATGACATTGTAAAGCAATCAGTAGTATTGTTTTTATCGGAAGTTTTATCAAACTCTATTCAAGAGGAAGAGAAAAACAAATCTCTTTTCCAATATTTAGAAACTGCTTTAATTTGGTTAGATGTTCATGATAAAATTGCCAATTTTCATTTATTATTTTTATTGAATTTAACTCGGTTTTTAGGATTTTATCCAGATTTGTCTGAAAATAATAAAATTGGGTTCGATTTATTAGAAGGAAATTTCTCAAATTCAACTTCACAAAAAAATGTTATTTCTGGAGCAAATTTTTATCAATTTAAAAAGCTGTTAGGCATAGATTTTGATGGTATAGAAAAAGTGTCTTTTAGTAAATCTGAAAGGCAAGTTGTATTGCAAATAATTATTAGATATTTTGAACTACATTTGGGCGGTTTTAGAAACCCTAAATCGTTACAAATTTTAGAAACAGTTTTTAGTTGA
- a CDS encoding acyl-CoA thioesterase, producing the protein MQTSKELVDLLDLTALGENNFSGNSYTIGSPHVFGGQVLAQAVNAAYRTIPENRFINSLHSYFLEAGDLTVPINYHVAEMRNGGSFSTRRVTASQNGKTIFIMAASFHIKEDGFEHQTAIDKSIKQPEELMSWEDMLVQFGDFLPKSTKAFLSIKRPIEFKPVRVPNPMEPKDLPANEDVWFRLKGDHKDLDIRTKQEILTYISDYNVLNAAFNSNASAHNFGNTQTASLDHSMWFFREFDFNDWMLFSAESPNAFGARGLAKGNIFTRDGKLVASFAQEGLMRPKK; encoded by the coding sequence ATGCAAACGAGTAAAGAATTAGTAGACCTTTTAGATTTAACAGCTTTAGGAGAAAATAATTTTAGCGGAAATAGTTACACCATTGGAAGTCCACATGTTTTTGGAGGCCAAGTTTTGGCACAAGCTGTAAATGCAGCCTACAGAACGATTCCAGAAAACAGATTTATAAATTCTTTGCATTCTTATTTTTTAGAAGCGGGAGATTTAACAGTTCCAATAAATTACCACGTTGCAGAAATGCGAAATGGAGGTAGTTTTTCTACAAGAAGGGTTACTGCAAGCCAAAATGGGAAAACCATATTTATTATGGCAGCTTCGTTCCACATTAAAGAAGATGGTTTTGAACATCAAACAGCAATAGACAAGTCTATAAAACAGCCAGAAGAATTAATGAGTTGGGAAGATATGTTAGTGCAGTTTGGCGATTTTTTACCAAAATCTACAAAAGCTTTTTTAAGTATTAAAAGGCCTATTGAGTTTAAACCTGTAAGAGTTCCAAATCCAATGGAACCTAAAGATTTACCTGCAAATGAAGATGTTTGGTTTCGTTTAAAAGGAGATCATAAAGATTTAGACATTAGAACGAAACAAGAAATTCTAACCTATATTTCTGATTATAATGTACTAAATGCTGCTTTTAACTCTAATGCAAGTGCACACAATTTTGGCAATACACAAACTGCAAGTTTAGATCATTCTATGTGGTTTTTTAGAGAATTCGATTTTAATGATTGGATGCTTTTTTCTGCAGAATCTCCAAACGCATTTGGTGCAAGAGGTTTGGCTAAAGGAAATATTTTTACAAGAGATGGCAAATTAGTTGCCTCTTTTGCACAAGAAGGTTTAATGAGACCGAAAAAGTAG